A single genomic interval of Spirosoma taeanense harbors:
- a CDS encoding NUDIX domain-containing protein produces MPQMNFCPQCASPLIKGEASGRERLICSKPCGYIYYDNPLPVVGAIVEYDNDTVVLTQNIGWPADWFGIVTGFLEKGEEPADAILREIREEIGLTDVRIVEFLGIYTFYQRNEVIFTYHVRASGTIVMDETELQAIKVVPVNQLKPWPFGTGPAVAQWLKKRGL; encoded by the coding sequence ATGCCTCAAATGAATTTCTGCCCGCAGTGCGCCAGTCCGCTAATTAAGGGCGAAGCCAGTGGTCGCGAGCGGCTCATCTGCTCAAAGCCCTGCGGTTATATATACTACGATAATCCGCTACCGGTCGTCGGGGCCATTGTTGAGTATGACAACGATACGGTCGTGCTGACGCAGAATATCGGCTGGCCCGCCGACTGGTTCGGTATCGTCACGGGTTTTCTGGAAAAAGGCGAAGAACCCGCCGATGCTATCCTGCGCGAAATCCGAGAAGAGATTGGTCTGACCGACGTCCGCATCGTTGAATTTCTGGGCATTTACACCTTTTACCAGCGTAACGAAGTCATCTTTACGTATCACGTTCGGGCGTCAGGTACGATCGTGATGGACGAAACCGAGCTTCAGGCCATTAAGGTCGTTCCGGTAAATCAACTAAAACCCTGGCCATTCGGAACGGGCCCAGCCGTGGCCCAATGGCTGAAAAAGCGAGGCTTATAG
- a CDS encoding xanthine dehydrogenase family protein molybdopterin-binding subunit, whose product MSTRPDQTSRRNFLKAAGLTGAAFALGFPTTDALAGPVLNLSALPETVELTPYILIEKSGRITIMNPRPEIGQGTFQSVPALIAEELEVSLDNVTIRQTGGENKFGDTWSQAVGGSGSIRGGYMQLRKVGASAREMLGQAASQQWNVAIDECLAENATIIHKPTGRKLTYGQLAEVAAKLPVPKEPTLKDPKNFILLGKSAPRPDVPMKVSGQAQFGIDAKVAGMVYASIERCPVIGAKLISFDASPALKIKGVRQVVKVERIMGKNRFDGVAVVADNYWAALQGRKALKVQWDYQGLDKLNTTDYENNLRTLAKTDGLVGHSKGDFDKAFADSPVQLEALYETPIVSHSTMEPMNALAHYKPDGTVEVWLSSQGGDLARDELSKVLGISKDNVTVHILFNGGGFGRRITQDFATEAALLSKTIGKPVKVVWTREDDTVLGPFRPMTFSAMRGALSASGEPVALQHKVISPSIDATMDAKYDKTKADGTMLEGTSEQKYEIPNLTTRYVYAESQIPLTYWRSVTSSTLAFSHECFLDEMAHKAGKDPMDFRLAMLTKESDTKRLLTKLRAVSNWDKPLPKGWGRGVAQWEFFAGLAGQVVEVSKQTDGSVKVEKVYCVIDLGTVVNPDNVKAQIEGSVAMAITAATKDGITFENGRAKQSNFDSNRMLRINEMPVVEVHILAEGGPTIKGVGEPGLPPLAPALANAVFAATGKRIRRLPFDLANV is encoded by the coding sequence ATGAGCACACGACCTGATCAAACCAGCCGTCGGAATTTCCTCAAAGCCGCTGGCCTAACCGGAGCGGCATTCGCTCTCGGTTTCCCCACGACTGATGCCCTGGCCGGCCCGGTTCTGAATCTGAGCGCCCTGCCCGAAACGGTTGAACTAACGCCTTATATCCTTATCGAGAAGTCGGGGCGGATTACGATCATGAACCCCCGGCCCGAAATCGGCCAGGGTACCTTTCAGTCGGTTCCGGCCCTGATTGCCGAAGAACTGGAGGTCTCCCTCGATAACGTGACGATCCGTCAGACCGGCGGAGAAAATAAGTTTGGCGATACGTGGTCGCAGGCCGTTGGTGGCAGCGGGTCCATTCGGGGCGGCTATATGCAGCTTCGTAAAGTTGGCGCTTCGGCCCGCGAGATGCTCGGGCAGGCCGCCAGCCAGCAGTGGAACGTAGCCATAGACGAATGCCTTGCTGAAAATGCCACGATTATTCATAAACCTACGGGCCGGAAGCTTACGTATGGTCAGCTGGCCGAAGTAGCGGCCAAACTCCCTGTTCCAAAAGAACCGACGCTCAAAGACCCGAAAAACTTCATCCTGCTGGGCAAATCAGCCCCCCGGCCCGATGTTCCTATGAAAGTATCGGGGCAGGCCCAGTTTGGCATTGATGCGAAGGTAGCCGGTATGGTGTATGCCTCTATTGAGCGGTGCCCGGTAATTGGCGCGAAACTGATCAGCTTCGATGCCAGTCCGGCCCTGAAAATCAAAGGCGTTCGGCAGGTCGTTAAGGTTGAGCGTATAATGGGTAAGAATCGCTTCGACGGCGTAGCCGTTGTGGCCGATAACTATTGGGCTGCCCTGCAGGGCCGGAAAGCGCTTAAGGTGCAGTGGGATTATCAGGGCTTGGATAAGCTTAATACGACCGATTACGAGAATAACCTTCGTACGCTGGCCAAAACTGATGGACTGGTCGGACATAGCAAAGGCGATTTCGACAAAGCCTTTGCCGATTCACCCGTTCAGCTCGAAGCTCTCTACGAAACGCCTATCGTGAGCCACTCGACCATGGAGCCGATGAACGCGTTGGCCCATTACAAGCCTGATGGTACGGTCGAAGTCTGGTTGTCGTCGCAGGGCGGTGATCTAGCCCGCGATGAGTTGTCGAAAGTGCTGGGCATTTCGAAAGACAATGTTACCGTTCATATTCTGTTCAACGGTGGCGGTTTTGGCCGGCGGATCACCCAGGATTTTGCGACCGAAGCGGCCCTGTTGTCAAAAACTATCGGTAAGCCGGTTAAGGTCGTCTGGACGCGTGAAGACGATACCGTCCTTGGCCCGTTCCGGCCCATGACATTCTCGGCTATGCGCGGAGCCCTGTCAGCCAGTGGCGAGCCGGTTGCCCTCCAGCACAAAGTCATTTCGCCGTCTATTGACGCCACGATGGACGCCAAGTATGACAAAACGAAGGCCGATGGCACGATGCTTGAAGGAACCAGCGAACAGAAATACGAGATTCCGAACCTGACGACCCGTTACGTGTACGCAGAAAGTCAGATTCCGTTAACCTACTGGCGGTCGGTGACGAGCTCAACGCTGGCGTTTTCGCATGAATGTTTTCTGGACGAAATGGCGCATAAAGCCGGTAAAGACCCCATGGACTTCCGGTTAGCCATGCTCACCAAAGAGTCCGACACAAAACGGCTGCTGACCAAACTCAGAGCTGTTTCGAACTGGGACAAACCCCTACCGAAAGGCTGGGGCCGGGGCGTAGCGCAATGGGAATTTTTTGCGGGCCTGGCCGGACAGGTTGTCGAAGTGTCGAAACAAACCGACGGCTCAGTGAAGGTTGAAAAAGTGTACTGCGTGATCGACCTGGGTACAGTCGTTAACCCGGATAACGTAAAGGCGCAGATTGAAGGCTCGGTAGCAATGGCCATCACGGCCGCCACTAAAGACGGCATTACGTTTGAAAATGGCCGGGCCAAACAATCGAATTTTGATTCCAACCGGATGCTGCGGATCAACGAAATGCCCGTGGTTGAGGTTCATATACTGGCGGAGGGCGGTCCAACCATCAAAGGTGTTGGCGAACCCGGTCTGCCGCCCCTGGCACCCGCTTTAGCGAATGCCGTCTTTGCTGCCACCGGCAAACGCATTCGACGGTTACCGTTCGACTTAGCAAACGTATAG
- a CDS encoding (2Fe-2S)-binding protein, giving the protein MASVKLTINNQAHTIDVDPDMPLLWAIRDVVGLTGTKFGCGIAQCGACTVHLDGAPIRSCSYPVSAAAGHKITTIEGIAKNADHPVQKAWIEHQVPQCGYCQSGQIMSAVALLKSNPKPTDADIDAAMQGNICRCGTYQRIRQAIHTASADMAAAPKMPKSTPKLGKR; this is encoded by the coding sequence ATGGCTTCGGTAAAGCTAACAATCAACAATCAGGCGCATACCATTGACGTAGACCCTGATATGCCGCTCCTGTGGGCTATCCGCGATGTAGTCGGCCTGACGGGTACCAAGTTCGGCTGCGGTATCGCTCAGTGCGGAGCCTGCACGGTTCACCTCGATGGCGCTCCCATCCGCTCGTGCAGTTATCCTGTATCAGCGGCTGCCGGTCATAAAATCACGACGATTGAAGGCATTGCCAAAAACGCCGATCATCCCGTTCAGAAAGCGTGGATCGAACATCAGGTGCCTCAGTGCGGCTACTGCCAGTCAGGGCAGATTATGTCGGCGGTCGCCCTGCTGAAGAGCAACCCCAAACCCACCGATGCTGATATTGATGCTGCCATGCAGGGGAATATCTGCCGCTGTGGCACCTACCAGCGCATCCGTCAGGCCATCCATACGGCCTCTGCCGATATGGCCGCTGCGCCCAAGATGCCTAAATCCACTCCTAAACTCGGCAAACGATGA
- a CDS encoding ketosteroid isomerase-related protein: protein MTAHDTVASYYDAFNRKDWAAMLNLLHPDVRHDSNQGASRVGKDLFRQFLQHMDDCYDETLTDMVIMTEPTGRRVACEFVVNGVYKQTDGDLPPATGQTYVLPAGSFLDVADGQITRVTTYYNLPLWESLVLGKQQ, encoded by the coding sequence ATGACCGCGCACGACACTGTTGCCAGCTATTACGACGCCTTTAACCGTAAAGACTGGGCAGCCATGCTCAATTTACTGCATCCGGATGTCCGCCACGACAGTAACCAGGGCGCATCCCGCGTTGGCAAAGACCTGTTCCGCCAGTTTCTACAGCACATGGACGACTGCTATGACGAGACGCTGACCGATATGGTGATTATGACCGAGCCGACGGGTCGACGGGTGGCCTGCGAATTTGTAGTTAACGGCGTTTATAAACAAACCGATGGTGATCTGCCACCGGCTACTGGCCAGACCTATGTTTTACCGGCGGGTTCTTTTCTCGACGTAGCCGACGGCCAGATTACCCGCGTTACAACCTACTATAACCTGCCGCTCTGGGAGTCTCTGGTGTTGGGTAAACAACAATGA
- a CDS encoding XdhC family protein — translation MKEISRILEVYEQVDFTQRKAALATVVWVEGSSYRRPGARMLITDDGRWEGAISGGCLEGDALRKARQVMLDGQPIVVTYDTMDDDANTFGVGLGCNGIIDVLIEPINPGNPENPVALLREFVDKRDVRVLATILKSDGQTSFKPGDRFVQSETGRQMVPDWLQDDMLAVFSTGKPLTQSYSVESGTLDVFIERVDPGIELIIFGAGYDVIPVAKLARELGWQVTVTDDCVAHLAPKRFPVATCVLYADRTAVLDQLTITDRTAAVLMSHNFNYDRAVLQTLLATDVPYIGMLGPRKRFDKMQIEFEKDDCFFTDDQLSRVHAPIGLDIGAEAPDEIALAIVAEIKAFFTNRSAGFLKEKTGPIHERLTDAHSASRRQASAIDTDTLNVNS, via the coding sequence ATGAAAGAAATTAGCCGCATCCTGGAAGTATACGAACAGGTTGATTTCACGCAACGGAAAGCCGCCCTGGCAACCGTTGTGTGGGTCGAAGGTTCGTCTTACCGCCGACCAGGAGCCCGGATGCTTATTACCGACGACGGCCGCTGGGAAGGGGCCATCAGTGGTGGTTGTCTGGAGGGGGATGCCTTACGTAAAGCCCGGCAGGTTATGCTCGATGGGCAACCCATCGTTGTTACGTATGATACCATGGACGACGATGCAAATACTTTCGGCGTGGGTCTGGGCTGTAATGGCATCATCGACGTTCTGATCGAGCCAATAAATCCGGGCAACCCTGAGAACCCGGTTGCTCTGCTACGCGAGTTTGTTGATAAACGTGACGTTCGGGTACTGGCCACTATTCTGAAAAGCGACGGCCAAACCAGCTTCAAACCCGGCGACCGATTCGTTCAGAGCGAAACAGGCCGGCAGATGGTGCCTGACTGGCTGCAGGATGATATGCTGGCGGTGTTCAGCACTGGCAAACCACTAACCCAATCTTATTCGGTTGAGTCGGGTACGCTGGACGTATTTATTGAACGAGTTGATCCTGGTATTGAACTGATTATTTTCGGGGCTGGATACGACGTCATTCCGGTGGCTAAACTGGCCCGCGAACTGGGCTGGCAGGTTACCGTAACCGACGACTGCGTAGCGCACCTGGCCCCGAAGCGGTTTCCCGTAGCAACCTGCGTGCTGTATGCCGACCGAACAGCGGTTCTGGACCAGCTAACCATTACGGACCGCACGGCCGCCGTGCTGATGTCGCATAATTTTAATTACGACCGGGCAGTACTCCAGACCTTGCTGGCAACTGATGTTCCTTACATTGGCATGCTGGGACCGCGCAAACGGTTCGACAAAATGCAGATCGAGTTTGAGAAAGACGATTGCTTCTTCACGGACGACCAGCTGAGCCGGGTTCACGCGCCGATAGGCCTTGATATCGGTGCCGAAGCGCCAGATGAAATTGCGCTGGCTATTGTTGCCGAGATCAAAGCGTTTTTCACCAATCGATCAGCGGGCTTTTTGAAAGAAAAAACCGGGCCGATTCATGAGCGGCTAACCGATGCGCATTCTGCTTCCCGTCGTCAGGCTAGCGCGATTGATACGGATACTCTGAACGTAAATTCATGA
- a CDS encoding GNAT family N-acetyltransferase, which yields MNLAGEALPSLRFVRLTGSDFRTVFDDLAALRIAVFCDFPYLYEGTVAYEKEYLETYARSERSFLFAAYDGDQMIGATTALPLSDETAEVQQPFLDANYELSAIFYFGESILLPAYRGLGLGHRFFDEREAHARQFSQYTIACFCAVQRPADHPQRPVDYQPLDAFWTKRGYHCEPALQSIFSWPDRGETVSTPKSMVYWMRRLV from the coding sequence ATGAACCTGGCAGGAGAAGCATTGCCCTCATTAAGATTCGTTCGGTTGACGGGCTCAGACTTCCGGACTGTGTTCGATGATCTGGCTGCCTTGCGAATCGCCGTGTTTTGCGATTTTCCGTATCTCTACGAGGGAACAGTCGCCTACGAAAAAGAATACCTGGAAACCTATGCCCGGTCTGAGCGGTCGTTTCTATTTGCGGCTTACGACGGTGATCAGATGATCGGCGCAACGACCGCTCTGCCCCTAAGCGACGAAACGGCGGAAGTCCAGCAGCCGTTCCTCGACGCAAATTATGAGCTGAGTGCAATTTTTTACTTTGGTGAAAGTATTCTACTACCCGCCTATCGCGGCTTAGGGCTGGGGCATCGATTCTTTGATGAACGTGAAGCGCATGCGCGCCAGTTTAGCCAGTATACAATCGCCTGCTTCTGCGCGGTGCAACGCCCGGCCGATCACCCGCAGCGGCCCGTCGATTACCAGCCGCTCGACGCTTTCTGGACAAAACGAGGCTATCATTGTGAGCCAGCTTTACAGAGCATCTTTAGCTGGCCCGACCGGGGTGAAACGGTATCAACGCCCAAATCAATGGTTTACTGGATGCGTCGGCTGGTTTAG